The following are encoded together in the Rhodoligotrophos defluvii genome:
- a CDS encoding pyroglutamyl-peptidase I, with product MGQEAPKRGDGPPRILVTGFPPFPTAPVNPTEHLVEMLKTRHAGLEADIHAAVIPCAYGEAPDVLARLGRDIQPDIVLCFGLSRKATAFTLERIARNRCGEALADTAGQVFAEGTIRAGAAEILPSGLPLDAIRAALEAEGIPAKFSDDAGSYLCNFVFYLIIGGYIPSLAPAMAGFIHVPAFETPLADTALLFSKEILWRGACCCLRTVTDCWRNQAHLVTSTEKVHI from the coding sequence ATGGGGCAAGAGGCGCCGAAACGCGGCGACGGGCCGCCGCGGATTCTGGTCACCGGGTTTCCGCCGTTTCCAACCGCGCCGGTCAACCCGACGGAGCATCTGGTGGAGATGCTTAAGACGCGCCATGCAGGGCTTGAGGCGGACATCCACGCCGCGGTCATTCCTTGCGCCTATGGCGAGGCGCCGGACGTGCTTGCACGGCTTGGCCGGGATATTCAGCCGGATATCGTGCTGTGCTTCGGCTTGAGCCGCAAGGCAACCGCATTCACCCTGGAGCGGATCGCTCGCAACCGCTGCGGCGAGGCGCTTGCTGACACGGCAGGCCAGGTCTTTGCCGAGGGAACCATACGCGCCGGTGCCGCGGAGATTCTACCGAGCGGCCTGCCTCTGGATGCTATTCGCGCGGCTCTCGAGGCTGAAGGCATTCCGGCAAAATTCTCTGACGACGCCGGAAGCTATCTCTGCAACTTCGTGTTCTACTTGATCATTGGCGGATATATTCCCTCCCTAGCCCCTGCCATGGCCGGCTTCATCCACGTTCCGGCATTCGAGACGCCGTTGGCTGATACGGCGCTGCTGTTTTCCAAGGAAATTCTGTGGCGCGGCGCATGTTGTTGCCTGCGGACCGTCACAGATTGTTGGCGAAATCAAGCGCATCTTGTGACAAGCACGGAGAAGGTCCACATTTAA
- a CDS encoding NnrU family protein, whose amino-acid sequence MSLLILGLVLFFGVHLVPFTPAKAALRARLGEGPYKGGFALIAAVGLILIIWGFASTRGTLDEADMLYYPPAWARHATMALVLLGFICLGIYLHKGRLRLWLRHPMALAIIFWSVGHLISNGDKPGVIVFGAFLVYALLDIAVETARGTRPDFVPKPRHDIIAPLAGIIMYAAMLFLHPYLFGVPVINM is encoded by the coding sequence ATGTCTCTTCTGATCCTCGGCCTCGTCCTGTTCTTCGGCGTGCATCTCGTGCCTTTCACCCCGGCCAAAGCCGCGCTCCGGGCGCGCCTGGGCGAAGGCCCCTACAAGGGGGGCTTCGCGCTGATCGCCGCGGTGGGCCTCATCCTGATCATATGGGGCTTCGCCTCGACCCGCGGTACGCTCGATGAAGCCGACATGCTTTACTACCCGCCGGCCTGGGCACGCCACGCCACCATGGCGCTGGTGCTTCTGGGGTTCATCTGCCTCGGCATCTACCTGCACAAGGGCCGGCTGAGGCTGTGGCTGCGCCACCCCATGGCGCTGGCCATCATCTTCTGGTCGGTCGGCCACCTCATCTCCAACGGCGACAAGCCGGGTGTGATTGTATTCGGCGCCTTCCTCGTTTATGCCTTGCTGGACATCGCCGTCGAGACCGCGCGAGGCACCCGGCCGGACTTTGTTCCCAAGCCAAGGCACGACATCATTGCACCCCTGGCCGGGATCATTATGTACGCGGCGATGCTGTTCCTGCATCCCTATCTGTTCGGGGTGCCGGTGATAAACATGTGA
- the panB gene encoding 3-methyl-2-oxobutanoate hydroxymethyltransferase translates to MSVHRPVKRLTAPDILARKGGAPIVSLTCYHAHTAALADPYVDFLLVGDSLGMVMHGYETTLPVPLELMIMHGRAVVRGSKRALVIVDMPFGSYEESPSVAFRNAARVMKETGCGAVKLEGGRRMAETIRFLTERGIPVMAHIGLTPQSINVLGGFKTQGRTRDAWAAIEEDARQVADAGAFGIVLEAMAEPLAAQITKAIPIPTIGIGASAQCDGQVLVMEDMLGLTPRVPKFVKKFGRVGDAIEAAISEYAEAVSNRSFPGPEHTYEVKD, encoded by the coding sequence ATGTCCGTCCACCGTCCCGTGAAGCGTCTCACCGCGCCCGACATCCTCGCCCGCAAAGGCGGCGCCCCGATCGTGTCCCTTACCTGCTACCACGCCCACACGGCCGCCTTGGCCGACCCATACGTGGATTTCCTGCTGGTGGGCGACTCACTCGGCATGGTCATGCATGGCTATGAGACCACGCTGCCCGTGCCCCTGGAACTCATGATCATGCATGGCCGCGCCGTGGTGCGCGGCTCCAAGCGCGCGCTGGTAATCGTGGACATGCCCTTCGGGTCATACGAGGAAAGCCCGAGCGTAGCCTTCCGCAACGCCGCACGGGTCATGAAGGAAACGGGCTGCGGCGCGGTCAAGCTCGAGGGCGGACGCCGCATGGCGGAGACGATCCGCTTCCTCACCGAGCGCGGCATCCCGGTGATGGCCCATATCGGCCTGACGCCCCAGTCGATCAACGTGCTCGGCGGCTTCAAGACGCAAGGGCGCACCCGCGATGCGTGGGCCGCCATCGAGGAGGATGCGCGCCAGGTCGCCGATGCGGGCGCCTTCGGCATCGTGCTCGAAGCCATGGCCGAGCCGCTGGCGGCGCAGATCACCAAGGCCATTCCCATCCCGACCATCGGCATCGGCGCCTCGGCCCAGTGCGACGGCCAGGTGCTGGTGATGGAGGACATGCTGGGCTTGACCCCGCGCGTGCCGAAATTCGTCAAGAAGTTCGGCCGGGTCGGCGATGCCATCGAGGCCGCCATCAGCGAATATGCCGAAGCGGTGAGCAATCGCAGCTTTCCGGGCCCCGAACACACCTATGAGGTGAAGGACTGA
- the radA gene encoding DNA repair protein RadA: protein MAKASSIYVCQSCGATASRWAGRCDNCGAWNSLVEEAAAAPLPGGVRPRAGKGRRVELVGLKGASPVPARLRSGIQELDRVAGGGLVPGSAVLIGGDPGIGKSTLILQALALLARRGEKVVYVSGEEAVDQVRLRAERLGLSDAAVLLAAETNLDDVLTTLGDAPSPSVIAVDSVQTIWSPQIDAAPGTVSQLRAGTEALVRFAKSRGTTVLLVGHVTKEGQIAGPKLIEHMVDAVFYFEGDRGHHFRILRAVKNRFGPTDEIGVFEMSDGGLAEVENPSGLFLGDRSAATPGAAVFAGMEGTRPLLVEVQTLVSPSTLGTPRRAVVGWDGSRLAMILAVLDTHCGVGLGGYDVYLNVAGGLRIREPAADLAVAAALVSSLLGAALPADSVLFGEVALSGALRPVAQGEARLKEAAKLGFKTAVVPEAAKSEWKRNPPLALHAPPDLRSLVRWVQSFGPATGRPREAGPAPARSIAGA, encoded by the coding sequence TTGGCCAAAGCCTCGTCGATCTACGTCTGCCAATCCTGCGGTGCGACCGCCTCGCGCTGGGCGGGCCGCTGCGACAATTGCGGCGCCTGGAACAGCCTGGTCGAGGAAGCGGCGGCAGCACCATTGCCGGGTGGCGTCCGGCCGCGGGCCGGCAAAGGCCGGCGCGTCGAGCTTGTCGGGCTCAAGGGTGCCTCGCCCGTGCCGGCCCGGCTGCGCTCGGGCATTCAGGAGCTGGACAGGGTGGCCGGCGGCGGTCTTGTTCCAGGCTCCGCGGTGCTGATCGGCGGCGACCCCGGCATCGGCAAATCCACCCTCATTCTCCAGGCACTGGCGCTGCTCGCCCGCCGCGGCGAGAAGGTGGTCTACGTCTCCGGCGAGGAGGCGGTGGACCAGGTGCGTCTGCGCGCCGAGCGGCTCGGGTTGAGCGATGCCGCCGTGCTGCTCGCGGCGGAAACCAATCTCGACGACGTGCTCACCACCCTGGGCGATGCGCCGTCGCCGTCGGTGATCGCGGTCGATTCGGTGCAGACCATCTGGTCTCCGCAGATCGATGCTGCACCGGGCACCGTGTCCCAGCTTCGCGCCGGCACCGAGGCGCTGGTCCGCTTCGCCAAGAGCCGGGGCACCACCGTGCTGCTGGTCGGCCATGTCACCAAGGAGGGCCAGATCGCCGGCCCCAAGCTCATCGAGCACATGGTCGACGCGGTGTTCTATTTTGAGGGCGATCGCGGACATCACTTCCGCATTCTGCGTGCCGTGAAGAACCGCTTCGGCCCCACCGACGAGATCGGCGTGTTCGAGATGTCCGACGGCGGCTTGGCCGAGGTTGAGAACCCGTCCGGCCTGTTCCTGGGCGACCGCAGCGCGGCCACCCCGGGCGCCGCCGTCTTCGCCGGCATGGAAGGAACCCGCCCCCTGCTGGTCGAGGTGCAGACCCTGGTCTCCCCTTCGACGTTGGGAACGCCCAGGCGGGCGGTGGTGGGCTGGGACGGCAGCCGGCTTGCCATGATCCTCGCCGTGCTCGATACCCACTGTGGCGTCGGCCTCGGCGGCTATGATGTCTATCTCAACGTGGCCGGCGGCCTGCGCATACGCGAGCCGGCGGCCGATCTGGCCGTGGCGGCGGCGCTGGTATCCTCGCTGCTCGGGGCCGCCCTTCCCGCCGACAGTGTCCTCTTCGGCGAGGTCGCCCTCTCCGGGGCCCTTCGTCCGGTCGCCCAGGGCGAGGCGCGGCTCAAGGAGGCCGCCAAGCTTGGCTTCAAGACGGCCGTGGTGCCGGAAGCCGCCAAGTCCGAGTGGAAGCGCAATCCGCCACTTGCCCTGCACGCCCCGCCGGACCTGAGGAGCCTTGTCCGCTGGGTTCAGTCCTTCGGCCCTGCCACTGGCCGTCCGCGGGAAGCCGGGCCCGCCCCTGCCCGGTCCATCGCCGGAGCATGA
- a CDS encoding zinc-binding alcohol dehydrogenase family protein translates to MRAIGMFRSKPLTDPDALQDVELPAPELRPRDLLVRVKAVSVNPVDTKVRGLRVKEELTTPRVLGFDGAGIVETVGPECTMFKPGDAVYFAGDVTRNGSNAELVAIDERIVARKPASLDFPEAAALPLTTLTAWEAIHERIGFSRDPGANAHRSLLIINGAGGVGSIAIQLAKLAGLTVIATASRPESAEWCRSLGADHVIDHRDLAPALKQAGFPTVDAIFCCASTDSYFKPAAELIAPQGTVCFIVANAEPADAAIYQPKSVRIAWEYMFTRPQFTTPDILVQHEILSETARLVDEGLVRTTLTRTLEPINAATLLQAHQLVESGKMVGKVVVAGEFRS, encoded by the coding sequence ATGCGCGCCATCGGCATGTTCCGTTCCAAGCCGCTGACCGATCCCGATGCCTTGCAGGATGTGGAGCTGCCCGCACCCGAGCTGCGCCCTCGGGACCTGCTGGTGCGGGTGAAGGCAGTCTCGGTCAATCCGGTCGACACCAAGGTCCGTGGGCTGCGCGTGAAGGAAGAGCTCACCACGCCGCGCGTTCTCGGCTTCGACGGCGCCGGCATCGTCGAGACGGTCGGCCCCGAATGCACCATGTTCAAGCCGGGCGATGCCGTGTACTTCGCCGGCGACGTTACGCGCAATGGCAGCAATGCGGAGCTCGTGGCTATCGACGAGCGCATCGTCGCCCGCAAGCCGGCGAGCCTCGACTTTCCCGAGGCCGCCGCCCTCCCCTTGACCACCCTCACCGCGTGGGAGGCCATTCACGAGCGCATCGGCTTCTCGCGTGATCCCGGCGCGAATGCCCACCGCAGCCTGCTGATCATCAATGGCGCCGGCGGCGTGGGCTCCATCGCCATCCAGCTTGCCAAGCTGGCCGGCCTGACGGTGATCGCCACTGCATCCCGGCCCGAATCGGCAGAATGGTGCCGGTCGCTGGGCGCCGATCACGTCATCGACCATCGCGACCTGGCGCCCGCCCTGAAGCAAGCCGGCTTCCCCACGGTGGACGCCATTTTCTGCTGCGCCTCGACCGACAGCTATTTCAAACCCGCCGCCGAGCTGATCGCGCCCCAGGGCACGGTCTGCTTCATCGTCGCCAATGCCGAGCCGGCCGACGCGGCGATCTATCAGCCCAAGAGCGTGCGCATCGCCTGGGAATACATGTTCACCCGTCCGCAATTCACGACGCCCGACATTCTCGTTCAGCACGAGATCCTGAGCGAGACGGCGCGGCTGGTGGACGAAGGCCTGGTGCGCACCACCCTCACGCGCACCCTGGAGCCGATCAATGCCGCAACCCTCCTGCAGGCCCACCAGCTGGTGGAAAGCGGCAAGATGGTAGGCAAGGTGGTGGTCGCCGGCGAATTCCGTTCATAA
- a CDS encoding ABC transporter ATP-binding protein, which yields MAASPHIELKGVRKSFGPKTVLDGVDLAVDRGKSLVVIGGSGSGKSVSLKCILGLIRPDAGSIKVDGVETVGMRGQARDEMLRKFGMLFQGAALFDSLTVWENVAFGLIQGKQMPREEAREIAHEKLGQVGLGREVGELSPAELSGGMQKRVGLARAIAADPDVIFFDEPTTGLDPIMADVINDLIRDCVGRLGATAISITHDMASARKIADRIAMIYKGKIIWQGDAAEIDHSGNPYVEQFIHGRAEGPIKMDVLKP from the coding sequence ATGGCAGCAAGCCCCCATATCGAGCTGAAGGGCGTCCGCAAGAGTTTCGGGCCGAAGACGGTGCTGGACGGCGTCGACCTCGCCGTCGACCGCGGCAAGTCTCTGGTGGTGATCGGCGGCTCGGGATCGGGCAAGTCGGTCAGCCTGAAATGCATTCTCGGGCTCATCCGCCCCGATGCCGGCTCGATCAAGGTCGACGGTGTCGAAACGGTGGGAATGCGTGGGCAGGCCCGCGACGAGATGCTGCGCAAGTTCGGCATGCTCTTCCAGGGTGCCGCCTTGTTCGACAGCCTGACCGTCTGGGAGAATGTGGCCTTCGGCCTGATCCAGGGCAAGCAGATGCCGCGGGAAGAGGCGCGGGAGATCGCCCATGAGAAGCTCGGCCAGGTCGGCCTCGGCCGCGAGGTGGGCGAGCTCTCGCCGGCAGAGCTGTCCGGCGGCATGCAGAAGCGCGTAGGCCTTGCCCGGGCGATTGCCGCCGATCCCGATGTCATTTTCTTCGACGAGCCGACCACCGGCCTTGATCCGATCATGGCCGACGTGATCAATGACCTGATCCGCGACTGCGTGGGCCGCCTCGGGGCTACCGCCATCTCCATTACCCATGACATGGCCTCGGCCCGCAAGATCGCCGACCGCATCGCCATGATCTACAAGGGCAAGATCATCTGGCAGGGTGATGCCGCCGAGATTGACCACAGCGGCAACCCATATGTCGAGCAGTTCATCCACGGGCGCGCGGAAGGCCCCATAAAGATGGACGTGCTCAAGCCCTGA
- a CDS encoding MlaE family ABC transporter permease, giving the protein MNILASVGRITLRFCEEVGRLSIFLWNAVFHTAVPPYFGRQILEQMLRIGYNSLFVVGLTAFFTGAALALQIYVGGSRFNAESIVAQIVAIGITRELGPVLTGLIVAGRVSAAIAAELGTMRVTEQIDALTTLSTNPFKYLVAPRIISAVITVPILVAIADTIGIFGGYIVGTRSLGFNSTAYISSTVDFLEPGDVLSGLAKAAVFGFVIAVMGCYQGYYSRGGAQGVGRATTNAVVSASILILAVNYIMTSLIFS; this is encoded by the coding sequence TTGAACATTCTCGCCAGTGTCGGCCGGATCACGCTGCGGTTTTGCGAGGAAGTCGGCCGGCTGTCGATCTTCCTGTGGAATGCGGTCTTCCACACCGCCGTCCCGCCTTACTTCGGCCGGCAGATCCTCGAGCAGATGCTGCGGATCGGTTACAATTCCCTGTTCGTGGTGGGCCTCACCGCCTTCTTCACCGGCGCCGCTCTCGCCTTGCAGATCTATGTCGGCGGCTCGCGCTTCAATGCGGAAAGCATCGTTGCGCAGATCGTGGCCATCGGCATCACCCGCGAGCTCGGGCCGGTGCTCACCGGCCTGATCGTCGCCGGCCGGGTCAGCGCCGCGATTGCGGCCGAGCTCGGCACCATGCGCGTGACCGAGCAGATCGATGCCCTGACCACCCTTTCGACCAACCCGTTCAAATATCTGGTGGCGCCGCGCATCATCTCGGCGGTGATCACCGTGCCGATCCTGGTGGCGATCGCCGACACCATCGGCATTTTCGGCGGCTATATCGTGGGCACCCGCAGCCTCGGTTTCAACTCCACCGCCTATATCAGCAGCACCGTCGATTTTCTCGAGCCCGGCGACGTGCTGTCGGGCTTGGCCAAGGCGGCGGTGTTCGGCTTCGTCATCGCGGTGATGGGCTGCTACCAGGGCTACTACAGCCGCGGCGGCGCGCAAGGCGTGGGTCGCGCCACCACCAATGCCGTGGTCTCGGCCTCGATCCTCATCCTGGCCGTGAACTACATCATGACCTCGCTCATCTTCTCGTAA